In Geitlerinema sp. PCC 9228, one DNA window encodes the following:
- a CDS encoding GAF domain-containing protein: MGQQTYRRDISRIYSKQLVALGRALQRLREEEQIDILAQTTVEYLQSEFSYELLWIGLYDRLTHQLEGCGGVAPVPNAKFLNEKTNLNPGDLLEQVVIQQRPVGVPDLRVERRAGKWRQIAENLGVQGTIIVPIRYKDQCYGVILMGSKLWGISPQPDEKARLSIVLGELGAALHQREIEKQRAQIKHPHEPILKLLSELRSCLNLDESLEKVVEQTHRFLHPTHTNVYWLETQRGYFWRRTTNRQSQVSNQRQPNTESATGISVQEVRGFYQSLRADEVVAIGEALSSLKADATTRLMHQIQARSLLAAPIICQEELLGFLSVEGDEARIWQDEEKEYLRGAAQLIAFTYPLYQLEEAMEQTRLDATLTSGIAQAIYSDDDWEQALQRCAQALSKRLRVERVMILLYNDDLLQFDICYQSHDNRRRLDSPLPALDDVDAQLLKKAQEPIDIENWQEDLRLVAWRDRFLQVGVQSILLCTCGEEQKSPRKNTSAALEGLILVTHQSPRTWEPSEQELLRVVAQQIGLILHQWQLHRNNERQQHLYATLSNTLSGLQQTHKGEYLDRSALQSIASFLNAPLTALIAWSPGSATGEILATVIADRNYALNGETTIDVQNDMLVQWAFSTDALVGPFAMEDLPDTTRDWLPATIDQVWVMALHTESLYEPMGMVVVGDARDAAIPISYTSVVETIVRNFAWFRRYQTLTQKQQTHLENLECLNWYKHRSLEKVYRTVGTLLRQMNQSESSANTTFSQIRQQIGQSFQQMTPLLKQEQWELQGGQTNVPLPTLLKRALLRLQPAIKQRQIWYQVHSEGKFIVAVDPLKIELVLYELLLAATLRVPVGGRIDVWCRPVDQHWLDLSITDNGKLDPQLIQALQAENPGDWLQPSPLDHPPGLHWKVCRGILQIGGGNLFVSQLEDQRILTRAVLPLSHRE; this comes from the coding sequence ATGGGTCAACAGACGTACAGGCGAGACATTTCCCGTATTTACAGCAAGCAACTTGTTGCTCTAGGGCGTGCCCTCCAGAGACTGCGGGAAGAAGAGCAAATTGACATACTGGCGCAAACGACCGTCGAGTACTTACAATCCGAATTTAGCTACGAACTGCTTTGGATTGGTTTGTACGATCGCCTGACGCACCAATTAGAAGGCTGTGGTGGGGTAGCGCCAGTGCCCAATGCTAAGTTTCTCAACGAAAAAACCAACCTCAACCCCGGCGATTTGTTGGAACAAGTGGTGATTCAGCAAAGACCAGTGGGCGTTCCGGATTTGCGCGTAGAGCGGCGGGCAGGCAAATGGCGGCAAATTGCGGAAAACTTGGGCGTTCAAGGCACCATCATTGTTCCAATTCGGTATAAAGACCAATGCTACGGCGTCATCCTGATGGGGTCAAAACTGTGGGGTATTTCCCCACAACCCGACGAAAAAGCACGTTTGTCCATTGTTTTAGGGGAATTGGGCGCTGCCTTACACCAACGGGAAATCGAAAAACAGCGCGCTCAAATCAAACATCCCCACGAGCCGATTTTAAAATTGCTTTCGGAGCTGCGTTCTTGTTTGAACCTCGACGAATCCCTAGAGAAAGTTGTCGAACAGACCCACCGATTTCTCCATCCCACCCACACCAACGTATATTGGTTGGAAACCCAACGGGGATATTTTTGGCGTCGCACCACCAACCGGCAAAGTCAAGTTTCTAACCAACGCCAACCCAACACCGAATCCGCCACTGGCATAAGCGTGCAGGAAGTGCGGGGATTTTACCAATCCTTGCGTGCCGACGAAGTGGTAGCCATTGGCGAAGCCCTCTCTTCCCTGAAAGCCGACGCCACCACCCGCTTGATGCATCAAATCCAAGCGCGATCGCTGTTGGCAGCCCCAATTATTTGTCAGGAAGAACTATTGGGATTTCTGTCAGTAGAAGGAGACGAAGCGCGCATTTGGCAAGACGAAGAAAAAGAATACCTGCGCGGTGCCGCCCAGCTCATCGCCTTTACCTATCCCTTATACCAGCTGGAAGAAGCTATGGAACAAACCCGGCTGGATGCCACCCTCACCTCCGGCATTGCCCAGGCAATCTACAGCGACGACGACTGGGAACAAGCCCTGCAAAGATGCGCCCAGGCACTCAGCAAACGCCTGCGGGTAGAGCGGGTCATGATTTTGTTGTACAACGACGACCTGTTGCAGTTTGATATTTGCTATCAAAGCCACGATAACCGCCGCCGCCTGGATTCGCCCCTACCAGCCCTCGATGACGTAGATGCACAGTTGCTAAAAAAAGCCCAAGAACCCATCGATATTGAAAACTGGCAGGAAGATTTGCGTTTGGTAGCTTGGCGCGATCGCTTTTTACAAGTTGGCGTGCAGTCAATCCTGTTGTGTACCTGTGGGGAAGAGCAAAAGTCCCCTCGCAAAAACACCTCAGCCGCCCTAGAAGGTCTGATTTTGGTCACCCACCAATCGCCGCGCACCTGGGAACCCTCCGAACAAGAATTGCTGCGGGTGGTCGCTCAGCAAATCGGTCTGATCCTCCATCAGTGGCAGCTACACCGCAACAACGAACGCCAGCAGCATTTGTATGCCACCTTAAGCAACACTTTGAGCGGCCTGCAACAAACCCACAAAGGAGAATATTTAGACCGTTCCGCCTTACAATCCATCGCCAGCTTTCTCAACGCCCCCCTCACCGCCCTCATCGCCTGGTCGCCAGGCAGTGCCACTGGCGAAATTCTGGCGACAGTCATTGCCGATCGCAACTACGCCCTCAACGGCGAAACCACCATCGACGTGCAAAACGATATGTTGGTGCAGTGGGCTTTTTCCACCGATGCCCTGGTGGGTCCGTTTGCGATGGAAGATTTGCCCGATACCACCCGCGACTGGTTACCAGCCACCATCGACCAAGTGTGGGTCATGGCTTTGCATACCGAAAGCCTGTACGAACCCATGGGCATGGTGGTGGTTGGAGATGCCCGCGACGCGGCCATTCCCATCAGCTATACCAGCGTGGTAGAAACCATCGTGCGCAATTTTGCCTGGTTCCGCCGCTACCAAACCCTCACCCAGAAGCAGCAAACCCATTTAGAAAATCTGGAATGCCTCAACTGGTACAAACATCGCAGCTTGGAGAAAGTGTACCGTACCGTAGGCACCCTACTGCGGCAGATGAACCAATCGGAATCGTCAGCAAATACAACCTTCTCCCAAATTCGGCAGCAAATCGGTCAGTCATTCCAGCAAATGACCCCCTTGCTCAAACAGGAACAGTGGGAACTGCAAGGAGGGCAGACCAACGTTCCCTTGCCCACATTGCTCAAACGCGCCCTCTTGCGGCTGCAACCGGCCATCAAGCAGCGGCAAATTTGGTATCAAGTCCACAGCGAAGGCAAGTTTATCGTGGCGGTGGACCCACTCAAAATAGAATTAGTCCTTTACGAACTGCTTCTGGCAGCCACCTTGCGGGTTCCCGTGGGTGGTCGTATCGACGTGTGGTGTCGCCCCGTAGACCAGCATTGGCTGGATTTATCCATTACCGATAACGGCAAGCTCGATCCGCAGCTCATCCAAGCTTTGCAAGCCGAAAACCCCGGCGACTGGCTGCAACCGTCGCCCCTGGACCATCCCCCAGGATTGCACTGGAAAGTCTGCCGTGGCATCTTGCAAATTGGCGGGGGGAATTTGTTTGTCTCCCAGTTAGAAGACCAACGCATCCTCACCCGCGCTGTTTTGCCCCTATCCCATCGGGAATAG
- the fabF gene encoding beta-ketoacyl-ACP synthase II, with amino-acid sequence MTRNNWELEQEPKRRVVITGMGAITPIGNTLSDYWEGLLSGRIGIGEITLFDASKHASRIAGEVKGFTPTDYLERKEAKRMDRFAQFAVGASKQALEDSQFQIDDLNAEQVGAIVGTGIGGLKVLEDQEQVYLSKGPDRCSPFMIPMMIANMAAGLVAIHTGAKGPNSCPVTACAAGSNAVGDAFRLIQRGYAQAMLCGGTEAAVTPLSVAGFSAARALSVRNDDPQHASRPFDRDRDGFVMGEGSGILLLEELEHALSRGARIYAEVLGYGMTCDAYHMTSPVPDGEGATRAVSLAMKDAGIRPEDVDYINAHGTSTAANDKTETAAIKKALGDRAYQVAVSSTKSMTGHLLGGAGGIEAVATAMAVASDRIPPTMNLDEPDPECDLDYVPHQSRQQNVRIALSNSFGFGGHNVTLVFGKYQE; translated from the coding sequence ATGACGAGAAACAATTGGGAACTCGAGCAAGAACCAAAAAGACGGGTTGTCATAACAGGCATGGGCGCGATTACGCCGATTGGTAATACGCTTTCTGACTATTGGGAGGGATTGCTATCGGGACGTATCGGCATCGGAGAAATTACGCTGTTCGACGCCTCAAAGCACGCTAGCCGAATAGCAGGAGAAGTCAAAGGATTTACCCCCACAGATTATCTCGAACGCAAAGAGGCCAAGCGGATGGACCGTTTTGCCCAGTTTGCCGTGGGCGCTAGCAAACAGGCCCTGGAAGATTCGCAGTTTCAAATCGATGATTTGAATGCAGAACAGGTGGGTGCCATTGTTGGCACGGGGATTGGCGGCTTGAAAGTCCTGGAAGACCAAGAGCAGGTTTACTTGTCTAAGGGCCCCGACCGCTGCAGTCCCTTTATGATTCCCATGATGATTGCCAATATGGCGGCGGGTTTGGTAGCTATCCACACCGGAGCGAAGGGACCCAACTCCTGTCCGGTGACTGCTTGTGCGGCTGGTTCCAATGCTGTGGGCGATGCCTTTCGGTTGATCCAGCGCGGTTATGCCCAAGCCATGCTTTGTGGCGGTACGGAAGCGGCGGTTACCCCTTTGAGTGTGGCCGGTTTTTCTGCGGCTCGGGCCTTGTCGGTGCGCAACGACGACCCCCAGCATGCCAGCCGTCCGTTCGATCGCGATCGCGATGGTTTTGTCATGGGAGAAGGGTCCGGCATTTTGCTGTTGGAAGAGTTGGAACACGCTCTCAGCCGCGGCGCGCGCATTTACGCTGAGGTGTTGGGATACGGCATGACTTGCGATGCCTACCACATGACCTCTCCGGTTCCCGATGGGGAAGGGGCCACCAGAGCTGTTTCTCTGGCTATGAAAGATGCGGGGATTCGCCCGGAGGATGTGGATTACATCAACGCCCACGGCACCAGTACCGCAGCCAACGACAAAACCGAGACGGCAGCGATTAAAAAAGCGTTGGGCGATCGCGCTTACCAAGTAGCGGTAAGTTCCACCAAGTCCATGACCGGTCATTTGTTAGGGGGGGCCGGCGGCATCGAGGCGGTGGCAACAGCCATGGCCGTAGCCAGCGATCGCATTCCCCCAACCATGAACCTCGACGAACCGGACCCAGAGTGCGATTTGGACTACGTTCCCCACCAAAGCCGCCAACAGAACGTACGCATCGCCCTTTCCAACTCGTTTGGTTTTGGCGGCCATAACGTTACCCTGGTGTTTGGCAAGTACCAAGAATAA
- a CDS encoding CoB--CoM heterodisulfide reductase iron-sulfur subunit B family protein yields MSLKYAYFPGCVAQGACDELYQSTGAITEHLGIELVELKSAACCGSGTFKEDSQLLEDTVNARNIALAESLGLPLMTHCSTCQGVIGHVDERLKETQPTDPSYIEKINGFLAEEGCSPYRGTTEVKHLLWILVSDYGLDALRDRVRKSLQGLHCAAFYGCYLLRAQKHLPFDDPHNPQSMENLFRVLGATPVEYRGRTQCCGWPLSSYAPETSFQMAGKHLQAAVAAGADCMVTPCPLCHLNLDSRQPEVAATMGAAIDLPVLHLPQLVGLALGLSPKQLGLERHMVSTQSVWRQLGW; encoded by the coding sequence ATGTCTTTAAAATACGCTTATTTTCCCGGTTGTGTAGCTCAGGGTGCCTGCGACGAACTCTACCAATCCACCGGTGCTATTACCGAACACTTGGGCATCGAATTGGTGGAGCTCAAATCGGCGGCTTGTTGCGGGTCGGGAACGTTTAAAGAAGATTCCCAACTGTTAGAAGATACGGTTAATGCCCGCAATATCGCTTTAGCTGAGTCCCTGGGATTGCCCCTAATGACCCACTGCAGTACCTGTCAGGGGGTCATCGGCCATGTGGACGAGCGCTTGAAGGAAACGCAACCAACCGACCCCAGTTATATAGAGAAAATTAATGGTTTTCTTGCCGAAGAAGGCTGCTCGCCTTATCGGGGGACGACAGAAGTCAAACACCTGCTGTGGATTTTGGTGTCCGACTACGGACTCGATGCCCTTCGCGATCGCGTACGCAAATCTCTGCAAGGATTGCACTGCGCTGCTTTTTACGGCTGCTACCTGCTGCGGGCACAAAAACACCTGCCCTTTGACGACCCCCACAATCCCCAATCCATGGAAAATTTATTCCGCGTTTTGGGGGCCACACCAGTGGAATATCGCGGCAGAACCCAATGCTGCGGCTGGCCGCTATCCAGCTACGCCCCCGAAACCTCTTTTCAAATGGCAGGCAAGCATTTACAAGCAGCAGTCGCCGCCGGGGCCGATTGTATGGTTACCCCCTGTCCCCTGTGTCACTTGAATTTGGATTCGCGACAGCCGGAAGTCGCCGCTACTATGGGCGCGGCCATTGACCTGCCCGTTTTGCACCTGCCGCAGCTGGTGGGATTGGCCCTGGGCCTGTCCCCCAAGCAGTTGGGATTGGAACGGCACATGGTTTCCACCCAATCGGTTTGGCGCCAGCTGGGTTGGTAG
- a CDS encoding quinone-dependent dihydroorotate dehydrogenase: MDIYKQALRPFLFSFLKTDPEFLHHQTMRFLAWLDRSPPDPLARRIRDYLAHTYGFEDARLRQTVWGIPFANPFGLAAGFDKDGTAAGVWSHLGFGFVELGTVTWHPQPGNPPPRMFRLTSDLAAINRMGFNNRGAQALAAQLQQRWQDASSPIPVGINLGKSKVTPLEAAAADYERSYEVLQGWGDYFVVNVSSPNTPGLRSLQAGDRLAPILQALQAKNQTNKPLLVKISPDLTWQELADILELVEAYHIAGIVATNTTCDRAGLQTTTIAATGNPVAQETGGLSGAPLRSRSTAVIRWIWQQTQGKIPIIGVGGIFSADDAWEKITAGATLLQGYTGLVYEGPTMVGRILQGLGQKLDAGGFSHIGEAVGSATQFPQTKSH, translated from the coding sequence GTGGATATCTACAAACAGGCTCTACGCCCTTTTTTGTTCTCGTTTTTAAAAACCGATCCGGAATTTCTCCACCACCAAACCATGCGGTTTCTCGCTTGGTTGGACCGCTCCCCTCCCGATCCTCTGGCGCGGCGGATACGCGACTATTTGGCTCATACCTATGGTTTTGAGGATGCGCGCTTGCGGCAAACGGTGTGGGGCATCCCCTTTGCCAATCCTTTTGGGCTGGCGGCTGGGTTCGATAAAGATGGTACGGCGGCTGGGGTTTGGTCGCATCTGGGGTTTGGGTTTGTGGAGTTGGGTACGGTGACTTGGCATCCCCAACCGGGCAATCCTCCCCCGCGTATGTTTCGCTTGACCTCGGATTTGGCGGCGATCAATCGCATGGGGTTTAACAACCGCGGTGCCCAGGCACTGGCTGCCCAGCTACAACAACGCTGGCAAGACGCTTCTTCCCCGATTCCGGTGGGGATTAATTTGGGTAAGTCGAAGGTAACCCCTCTGGAAGCGGCGGCGGCGGATTACGAGCGCAGTTATGAGGTGTTGCAGGGGTGGGGAGATTATTTTGTGGTGAATGTTTCTTCTCCCAACACGCCGGGGTTGCGATCGCTACAGGCTGGCGATCGCTTGGCCCCTATATTGCAGGCTTTACAAGCCAAAAATCAAACCAACAAGCCTTTACTGGTGAAAATTTCTCCGGATTTAACCTGGCAAGAACTGGCAGATATCTTAGAGCTGGTAGAAGCTTACCACATTGCTGGTATTGTTGCTACCAATACCACTTGCGATCGCGCTGGGTTGCAGACAACAACCATTGCCGCCACTGGCAATCCTGTGGCACAAGAAACCGGTGGTTTGAGCGGCGCTCCTTTACGTTCGCGTTCTACGGCAGTGATTCGTTGGATTTGGCAGCAAACTCAAGGAAAAATACCGATTATCGGCGTTGGTGGCATTTTTTCGGCAGATGATGCTTGGGAAAAAATTACTGCTGGTGCTACTTTATTACAAGGGTATACTGGTTTGGTCTACGAAGGTCCGACTATGGTTGGTCGCATTTTACAAGGACTTGGTCAAAAACTGGATGCGGGTGGCTTTTCCCATATCGGTGAAGCGGTAGGGAGTGCTACCCAATTTCCCCAAACCAAGTCCCATTAA
- the tkt gene encoding transketolase, which produces MAVATQSLEKLCINSIRFLAVDAVEKASSGHPGLPMGAAPMAFVLWDRFLKFNPKNPNWFDRDRFVLSGGHGSMLQYALLYLTGYEGIELEDLKQFRQWESKTPGHPENFATPGVEVTTGPLGQGISNAVGLAYAEAHLAAVFNKPDCQIIDHYTYALASDGDIMEGVSAEACSLAGHLGLGKLIVLYDDNLICLDSETNKSFTEDVTKRYESYGWHVEFVEDGNEDIDAIHQAIEKAKSITDRPSLIRVRTTIGYGAPTKANSNTAHGAPLGAEEIEGTRKQLGWEYGPFEIPQEALDHYRKAIDRGAQWESEWQQKWATYKSKYPQDAAELERRIAGKLPEGWEKYLPTYKPEDKAAATRAYSGEVLNAVADAVPEVFGGSADLSGSNKSLLKNTGDFQKGEYHNRNLWFGVREHGMGAICNGIGRHGGLIPYGATFLTFSDYMRGAIRLSALSGTQAIWIMTHDSVGVGEDGPTHQPIEHLAALRAMPELVVFRPGDGNEVSGAYKVALERGDGPTLLALSRQGVPNLEGSSIEKTAKGGYVLSGGEETPDIILIGTGSELHLCAEAAEQLRGEGKKVRVVSMPSFELFEAQDEAYKESVLPKAVTKRVAVEAGTSFGWCRYVGSEGDTVTIDTYGASAPGKVCLQKFGFTVDNVVAKAKAILS; this is translated from the coding sequence ATGGCAGTTGCAACCCAATCTCTAGAAAAACTCTGTATTAATTCCATTCGATTCCTAGCCGTTGACGCGGTAGAAAAAGCCAGCTCCGGACACCCTGGTTTGCCCATGGGTGCTGCTCCCATGGCTTTTGTTCTATGGGACCGCTTTTTAAAATTTAATCCCAAAAATCCCAACTGGTTCGATCGCGATCGCTTCGTACTTTCTGGCGGTCACGGCAGCATGCTGCAGTATGCCCTGCTGTATCTTACCGGCTACGAAGGCATCGAACTGGAAGATCTGAAACAATTTCGCCAGTGGGAATCCAAAACCCCAGGGCACCCGGAAAACTTCGCCACCCCCGGCGTAGAAGTCACCACCGGTCCCCTAGGCCAAGGAATCTCCAACGCTGTGGGTTTGGCCTATGCGGAAGCCCACCTAGCCGCCGTCTTTAACAAACCCGATTGCCAAATCATCGACCACTATACCTACGCCCTAGCCAGCGACGGCGACATCATGGAAGGGGTTTCTGCGGAAGCTTGCTCCCTAGCCGGTCACTTGGGCTTGGGCAAATTAATTGTCCTATACGATGACAATTTGATCTGTCTCGATAGCGAAACCAACAAATCCTTCACCGAAGACGTCACCAAGCGCTACGAATCCTACGGTTGGCACGTGGAATTCGTAGAAGACGGCAACGAAGACATCGACGCCATCCACCAAGCGATCGAAAAAGCCAAATCCATTACCGACCGTCCTTCTCTGATTCGCGTGCGTACCACCATCGGTTACGGCGCACCCACCAAAGCCAATAGCAACACGGCTCACGGTGCTCCTTTGGGCGCAGAAGAAATTGAAGGCACTCGCAAGCAGTTGGGTTGGGAATACGGACCGTTTGAAATTCCCCAAGAAGCCCTCGACCACTACCGGAAAGCCATCGACCGCGGTGCCCAGTGGGAGTCCGAATGGCAGCAAAAATGGGCTACCTACAAGTCCAAGTATCCCCAAGATGCCGCCGAATTAGAACGCCGCATTGCTGGCAAGTTGCCCGAAGGATGGGAGAAATACCTGCCTACTTACAAACCTGAAGACAAAGCTGCGGCGACCCGCGCCTATTCGGGAGAAGTTCTCAATGCAGTTGCCGATGCCGTTCCGGAAGTGTTTGGCGGTTCTGCTGACTTGTCCGGTTCCAACAAAAGCTTGTTGAAAAATACCGGCGACTTCCAAAAAGGTGAGTACCACAATCGCAACCTGTGGTTCGGCGTCCGCGAACACGGCATGGGCGCTATTTGCAATGGCATCGGTCGCCACGGTGGTTTGATTCCCTACGGTGCCACCTTCTTAACCTTCTCCGATTACATGCGCGGTGCCATCCGCTTGTCGGCCCTGTCGGGGACCCAAGCCATTTGGATTATGACCCACGATTCCGTTGGTGTGGGCGAAGATGGTCCTACCCACCAGCCCATCGAACATTTGGCAGCTCTGCGCGCTATGCCTGAGTTGGTGGTCTTCCGCCCCGGAGATGGCAACGAAGTTTCCGGTGCCTACAAAGTGGCTCTGGAACGCGGCGACGGACCCACGTTGCTGGCTCTCTCCCGTCAAGGAGTTCCCAATCTAGAAGGGAGTTCTATCGAGAAAACTGCCAAAGGCGGTTACGTACTTTCCGGTGGCGAGGAAACCCCCGATATTATTCTGATTGGCACTGGCAGCGAACTGCACCTGTGTGCGGAAGCGGCGGAACAACTGCGTGGGGAAGGCAAAAAAGTCCGCGTGGTTTCCATGCCTAGCTTCGAGCTGTTTGAGGCTCAAGATGAAGCTTACAAGGAATCGGTGCTTCCCAAGGCGGTAACCAAGCGTGTGGCTGTGGAAGCTGGTACTAGCTTTGGTTGGTGTCGCTACGTGGGCAGCGAAGGCGATACGGTGACCATCGATACCTACGGTGCTTCTGCGCCTGGTAAGGTCTGCTTGCAGAAATTTGGCTTTACTGTAGATAACGTGGTAGCAAAAGCCAAAGCGATTCTCAGCTAA
- the acpP gene encoding acyl carrier protein, with protein sequence MNQEIFNKVKTIVAEQLEADANDVQPEAHFANDLNADSLDTVELVMALEEEFDIEIPDEAAEKITTVREAVDYISEQLKASA encoded by the coding sequence ATGAATCAAGAAATTTTCAACAAAGTCAAAACCATCGTAGCCGAACAACTAGAAGCCGATGCCAACGACGTACAACCAGAAGCGCACTTTGCCAACGACCTCAACGCCGATTCCTTGGATACGGTGGAGTTGGTCATGGCGCTGGAAGAGGAATTCGACATTGAAATTCCCGATGAAGCTGCAGAAAAAATCACCACCGTGCGGGAAGCTGTCGATTACATCAGCGAGCAACTAAAAGCCTCCGCCTAA